Proteins encoded in a region of the Methanofollis tationis genome:
- a CDS encoding ATP-grasp domain-containing protein: MKGRVLVAGFATRHVVSSAKKAGYEVYAVDHFCDQDLCRDAREHRRFDELDEVPDLVEEISAGRSIDWFVATSGAEGMTVPVRRAGTPPEVSARFLDKYEIQRFFEENAIPVPACRAGAYPAMVKPRRGAGGWRNRVASSEEDLRAWEEEWPDVPYLVQECVAGTPASVSCIADGRRAVAVAVNEQILRGGEGDRAYGFSGSITPFDHPLSARMADIAERAVALSGCVGSVGVDFVASDDAWAIEINPRFQGTLDTVEAATGQSIFGLHVDACTGVLPAARPRAGQVCARTILFADRDLTVHADLSRLSDICADIPWPGTEIEEGGAVVSVYGQGPDRAAACAMLDRIITRVRTYIS, encoded by the coding sequence GTGAAGGGTCGGGTGCTTGTCGCGGGTTTTGCGACCAGGCATGTGGTCAGTTCTGCAAAAAAAGCCGGCTACGAGGTATACGCTGTCGACCATTTCTGTGACCAGGACCTCTGCCGGGACGCACGCGAGCACCGCCGTTTTGACGAACTCGACGAGGTCCCCGATCTGGTCGAGGAGATCTCTGCCGGCCGCAGCATCGACTGGTTTGTCGCCACATCAGGGGCCGAGGGCATGACCGTCCCGGTTCGCAGGGCCGGCACTCCGCCTGAGGTCTCGGCCAGGTTCCTGGACAAATACGAGATCCAGCGGTTCTTCGAGGAAAATGCGATCCCGGTGCCGGCGTGCCGGGCCGGGGCCTACCCGGCGATGGTCAAGCCGCGCCGCGGCGCCGGCGGATGGCGGAACCGGGTGGCGTCGTCGGAGGAAGACCTGCGGGCCTGGGAAGAGGAGTGGCCCGACGTCCCCTATCTGGTGCAGGAATGCGTCGCCGGCACGCCCGCAAGCGTCTCCTGCATCGCAGACGGGCGCCGGGCGGTGGCTGTCGCCGTCAACGAGCAGATCCTGCGGGGCGGGGAGGGGGATAGGGCATACGGTTTCTCCGGCTCGATCACCCCGTTCGACCACCCCCTCTCGGCACGCATGGCCGATATCGCCGAGCGTGCGGTGGCCCTCAGCGGCTGTGTCGGTTCGGTCGGGGTGGACTTCGTCGCCAGCGACGATGCATGGGCGATCGAGATCAACCCGCGGTTTCAGGGCACCCTCGACACCGTGGAGGCGGCAACCGGGCAGAGCATATTCGGCCTGCATGTCGACGCCTGCACAGGCGTGCTTCCCGCCGCCAGGCCTCGGGCCGGGCAGGTGTGCGCACGGACAATACTCTTTGCCGACCGCGACCTCACCGTGCATGCAGATCTTTCTCGCCTCTCTGATATCTGCGCTGATATTCCCTGGCCCGGCACCGAGATAGAAGAAGGGGGCGCCGTGGTCAGCGTCTACGGGCAGGGCCCGGACCGCGCTGCCGCCTGCGCCATGCTGGATAGAATTATAACACGCGTCCGTACATATATCTCGTGA
- a CDS encoding transcription factor, with protein sequence MVGKDEMLADPAIRAYLLRLIGNEGINLMERFPPEGEFSDEELAEKTGINLNSVRHTLYTLYERRLAEYRRIKDPDTGWLTYLWMLRTDQVYPVLKEELEHVLELLVKREKYEEENDFFICDECGIFTFNDVFATDFACPRCGQPLKHFDNEMLLGALKRRIEAIRKSTGHV encoded by the coding sequence ATGGTTGGCAAAGACGAGATGCTGGCAGACCCGGCGATCCGGGCCTATCTTCTCCGTCTGATCGGAAACGAGGGAATCAACCTCATGGAACGGTTCCCGCCCGAAGGGGAGTTTTCCGATGAGGAACTTGCGGAAAAAACCGGCATCAACCTCAACTCTGTTCGGCATACGTTATATACGCTTTACGAGAGGAGGCTTGCCGAATACCGGCGTATCAAAGATCCCGACACTGGATGGCTGACCTATCTCTGGATGCTGAGGACCGATCAGGTATATCCGGTGCTGAAAGAGGAACTTGAGCACGTCCTCGAACTCCTGGTGAAGAGGGAGAAATACGAAGAGGAGAACGATTTCTTCATCTGCGATGAGTGCGGCATCTTCACCTTCAATGACGTGTTCGCCACCGATTTCGCCTGTCCCCGGTGCGGACAGCCCCTGAAGCACTTCGATAATGAGATGCTTCTCGGCGCGCTCAAACGGAGGATCGAGGCGATACGGAAATCTACCGGGCATGTATGA
- a CDS encoding MarR family transcriptional regulator: MKTEEFDWAVYHAIAWNRAATLPALIDYMGGDAAAVESSVRRLTSYLLIEQRGDDLRTLSIEESILTCQIRHGVGTTLEIENGVIKIPDYARKGENR; the protein is encoded by the coding sequence GTGAAAACCGAAGAATTCGACTGGGCGGTCTATCATGCAATCGCCTGGAACAGGGCTGCGACCCTTCCCGCCCTGATCGATTATATGGGCGGCGATGCGGCGGCAGTCGAATCTTCTGTTCGGAGACTCACTTCATATCTCCTGATCGAACAGAGAGGAGACGATCTCCGCACCCTCTCGATCGAGGAGTCGATTCTCACGTGCCAGATCAGGCACGGCGTCGGCACCACCCTGGAGATCGAGAACGGCGTCATAAAAATACCTGACTATGCACGGAAGGGAGAGAACAGATGA
- a CDS encoding HDIG domain-containing metalloprotein has translation MYERVLKEAGCDQGVIAHCLTVAGATRAYARSSVVDRRLLEAGAMLHDLGRSETHAPGHAGVGADLAAAMGCPDGVVRIVGRHLGAGLTLEESALLGLPPVDAMPERLEERIVAHADNLVKGTREITPEERWDRSIALGRKYLVRAFRLGLDLEPLRHLR, from the coding sequence ATGTATGAGCGTGTTCTCAAAGAAGCAGGCTGCGATCAGGGAGTGATCGCCCATTGCCTGACCGTGGCCGGGGCGACCCGGGCGTATGCGCGTTCATCGGTCGTTGACCGGCGTCTGCTCGAAGCAGGGGCGATGCTCCACGACCTCGGGCGTTCAGAGACGCATGCCCCTGGCCATGCCGGCGTCGGGGCCGATCTGGCGGCGGCGATGGGGTGCCCCGACGGGGTTGTTCGCATCGTCGGCCGGCACCTCGGCGCCGGCCTGACCCTTGAGGAATCCGCGCTTCTTGGCCTTCCTCCGGTTGACGCCATGCCAGAACGCCTCGAGGAGAGGATTGTCGCCCATGCCGACAATCTGGTAAAAGGGACGCGGGAGATCACTCCCGAAGAGCGGTGGGACCGCTCGATCGCCCTTGGAAGAAAATATCTGGTGCGGGCGTTCAGGCTCGGCCTCGACCTCGAACCCCTCCGCCACCTCAGATGA
- a CDS encoding rubredoxin, with amino-acid sequence MQKARRYICKYCGYIYSPLRGEPHRGIPAGTEFEDLPDDYICPVCGATGKGPIGTWGFELWEPTRFVCKICGYVYDEKRGEPHRGIPPGTKFDDLAEDYTCPVCGLDPTITEHYGKVGKSQFEPLEY; translated from the coding sequence ATGCAAAAAGCACGGCGATACATCTGCAAGTACTGTGGGTATATCTACTCGCCCCTGCGGGGTGAGCCGCACCGCGGTATACCGGCCGGAACAGAGTTTGAAGATCTGCCCGACGATTATATCTGCCCGGTCTGCGGCGCTACAGGAAAAGGGCCAATCGGAACCTGGGGGTTCGAGTTATGGGAGCCGACCCGTTTTGTCTGCAAGATCTGCGGCTACGTGTATGACGAAAAACGGGGAGAACCCCACCGCGGCATACCTCCGGGAACGAAATTCGACGACCTTGCCGAGGATTACACCTGCCCGGTCTGCGGCCTGGACCCAACGATCACCGAACATTACGGAAAAGTAGGGAAGAGTCAGTTCGAACCACTGGAGTACTGA
- a CDS encoding NAD(P)/FAD-dependent oxidoreductase produces MKVAIAGAGVAGSYCARLLLAEGYEIDLYDLPHPNPCGIAPCAWMTTAGIAPLLAAAGLDYQAYILERFSSVRFEDHEVQAALMTIDKPRLIRDLQSGITVIAGSPDPSRYDRLIDATGTARAFLPPVPQDCLGQCVQVRVQVSPALQSVPMVRYVNGGYAWSFPIGCNLRHIGCISHLTDPASLLQGCHLLEDAIGLPICRCRSLLRVTAPSGALPFVSPDRKIWGVGEAIGCVYPIVGDGIVPAFESVRLLLSHMDDPGAYTAEVMAAFPQMEAERDILLALKAGRLPGPGQLLRAGDLDRLGMRIGTVEIARIITRALACTSQVGDQRP; encoded by the coding sequence ATGAAGGTAGCAATTGCCGGTGCAGGTGTAGCCGGGAGTTATTGCGCCCGGCTCCTTCTTGCCGAAGGCTACGAGATCGATCTCTATGATCTGCCGCATCCAAACCCCTGCGGGATCGCCCCGTGCGCCTGGATGACGACGGCCGGGATAGCCCCGCTCCTTGCCGCCGCCGGACTCGATTATCAGGCCTATATTCTCGAACGCTTCTCCTCGGTGCGCTTCGAGGACCATGAGGTCCAGGCCGCGCTGATGACGATCGACAAGCCCCGCCTGATCCGCGATTTGCAGAGCGGCATTACGGTCATTGCGGGGTCGCCTGATCCATCGCGCTACGACCGCCTCATCGATGCGACCGGGACGGCGCGGGCTTTTCTGCCGCCGGTACCTCAAGACTGCCTCGGTCAGTGCGTGCAGGTGCGCGTACAGGTCTCGCCGGCCCTTCAGTCCGTCCCCATGGTCAGGTATGTGAACGGGGGATATGCCTGGTCCTTTCCCATAGGCTGCAATCTTCGCCACATCGGCTGCATCAGCCACCTGACGGACCCGGCTTCCCTTCTGCAGGGGTGTCATCTCCTCGAAGATGCAATCGGTCTGCCCATCTGCAGGTGCCGGAGTCTTCTGCGGGTTACAGCGCCTTCGGGCGCCCTGCCCTTTGTCTCCCCTGACAGAAAGATATGGGGGGTCGGCGAGGCGATCGGGTGCGTCTACCCCATCGTCGGCGACGGGATCGTCCCGGCGTTCGAGAGCGTGCGCCTCCTCCTCAGCCACATGGACGATCCCGGTGCTTATACCGCAGAGGTCATGGCAGCGTTTCCTCAGATGGAGGCTGAACGCGACATCCTGCTCGCCCTGAAAGCGGGCCGGCTGCCCGGGCCCGGACAACTGCTCAGGGCAGGGGATCTGGATCGGCTCGGGATGCGAATCGGGACCGTCGAGATTGCCCGGATAATCACCCGGGCACTCGCCTGTACGAGCCAGGTCGGGGATCAGCGACCTTGA
- a CDS encoding IS256 family transposase, with protein sequence MDPLALIEDYLSDNENGMKTLITWFLNQVMLLEALHQAGAEQYERTDARKAHRNGYKKRSLKTRYGETILQKPQFREFPFETQVFGRYSRVEKALENAIFESYLQGVSTRRIQEIVAHFGIEQLSPASVSRIAKDLDEQVHAFLQRPIEQEIPYLFVDASYYKVREGPRYITKALLVIAGVRMDGYREILGARITDCENEMFWSGLFEDLKERGLVGVKMVVSDGHAGIQKAAEAAFLGASWQMCSVHCTRAVLKNIPRKHQKEVAESLKEAYGDEERLQELADDLNERGYRKAANTIERFIPGLMSYTAFPKEHAKRIRTTNMMERVNKELKRRTKVVGAFPNEESLLRLAGSILMDINEEWVTGRRYLTMEGE encoded by the coding sequence ATGGATCCCTTAGCGTTAATCGAAGATTATCTTTCCGATAATGAGAATGGCATGAAGACCCTCATCACCTGGTTCCTCAACCAGGTGATGCTGCTCGAAGCCCTCCACCAGGCGGGAGCCGAGCAGTATGAACGAACCGATGCGCGGAAGGCTCACCGAAACGGCTACAAGAAGCGATCTCTGAAAACCCGATATGGAGAAACGATCCTCCAGAAACCGCAGTTCCGAGAATTTCCCTTCGAAACACAGGTATTTGGACGCTATTCCCGGGTTGAGAAGGCTCTTGAGAATGCTATCTTTGAATCCTACCTTCAGGGAGTCTCAACCCGCCGGATCCAGGAGATTGTTGCTCATTTTGGCATCGAACAACTCTCTCCTGCTTCAGTATCCAGGATAGCAAAGGACCTCGATGAACAGGTCCATGCATTCCTTCAGAGGCCGATTGAACAGGAGATTCCCTATCTCTTTGTGGATGCTTCGTACTACAAAGTCAGAGAGGGACCACGGTACATCACCAAAGCTCTTCTGGTGATCGCCGGTGTTCGAATGGATGGCTACCGGGAAATCCTGGGAGCTAGAATCACTGATTGTGAAAATGAGATGTTCTGGTCGGGATTGTTCGAAGACCTCAAAGAACGAGGATTGGTGGGTGTCAAGATGGTTGTCTCAGATGGTCATGCCGGGATCCAGAAGGCGGCGGAAGCCGCCTTCCTCGGCGCATCGTGGCAGATGTGCTCGGTCCATTGCACCCGGGCGGTTTTAAAGAATATTCCACGGAAACATCAGAAAGAAGTTGCTGAGTCCTTGAAGGAGGCATATGGGGACGAGGAGAGACTGCAGGAGCTTGCAGACGATCTGAACGAACGAGGATATCGGAAAGCGGCCAATACGATCGAGAGATTCATCCCGGGACTTATGAGTTACACGGCGTTCCCGAAAGAGCACGCAAAGCGGATCCGAACGACGAACATGATGGAAAGAGTCAACAAGGAACTGAAACGGAGAACCAAAGTTGTAGGGGCCTTTCCCAATGAAGAGTCACTCCTCAGGCTGGCAGGATCCATCCTGATGGACATCAATGAGGAGTGGGTGACCGGCAGAAGATATTTGACGATGGAGGGGGAATGA
- a CDS encoding tRNA (cytidine(56)-2'-O)-methyltransferase — protein sequence MRKVCILRLGHRPERDQRVTTHVGLTARALGANGMYLAANDTGVVASIGDVVERWGGNFFVENDVKWKKCIREWKERGGIVAHLTMYGLEVGEVVAAVRERPEDLLIIVGAEKVPGDVYGMVDYNVSVTNQPHSEISSLAVFLDRLFMGREIEQDFPDAKIRVEPCKVGKRVIEL from the coding sequence ATGAGGAAAGTATGTATCCTCAGACTCGGCCACCGGCCTGAGCGGGATCAGCGGGTCACCACCCATGTCGGGCTCACGGCGCGGGCACTGGGTGCGAACGGCATGTACCTGGCCGCAAACGACACCGGCGTCGTCGCATCCATCGGCGACGTCGTGGAACGCTGGGGCGGGAACTTCTTTGTTGAAAACGATGTGAAATGGAAGAAGTGCATCAGGGAGTGGAAAGAGCGCGGCGGGATCGTCGCCCATCTCACGATGTACGGGCTTGAGGTCGGTGAGGTCGTCGCCGCGGTGCGGGAGCGCCCCGAAGACCTGCTCATCATCGTCGGCGCCGAGAAGGTCCCCGGCGACGTCTACGGCATGGTCGACTATAATGTCTCGGTCACAAACCAGCCCCACTCCGAGATCTCGAGCCTGGCCGTATTCCTCGACCGCCTGTTCATGGGCAGGGAGATCGAGCAAGACTTCCCTGACGCGAAGATCCGTGTCGAGCCCTGTAAGGTCGGGAAGCGGGTGATCGAGCTGTGA
- a CDS encoding regulator of amino acid metabolism, contains ACT domain protein encodes MWATLMREFSDSPAQSRVVRFLLENGFGVSPEGKITCNGIEIPATHIARAIKIDRRVVDATARRITSMEETGDIFARMRATPDLSEVAGYLNLTVITIIPNDAQQKGIVGAAVRVLSRHDLAIRQIFVTDPYFAEEPRLVIILDESLPTGVLEELRALPQVKQLII; translated from the coding sequence ATGTGGGCAACACTCATGCGGGAATTCTCCGATTCGCCCGCTCAGAGCAGGGTGGTTCGTTTTCTCCTTGAAAACGGTTTCGGGGTCTCACCTGAAGGCAAAATCACCTGCAACGGCATAGAAATACCGGCCACCCATATCGCCCGCGCCATCAAGATTGACCGCAGGGTTGTGGACGCCACGGCACGGCGGATCACGTCCATGGAGGAGACGGGCGACATCTTCGCGCGCATGAGGGCCACCCCCGACCTCTCAGAGGTGGCCGGATACCTCAACCTCACGGTCATCACCATCATCCCGAACGATGCCCAGCAAAAAGGGATCGTCGGAGCGGCGGTCAGGGTGCTCTCCAGGCACGACCTTGCGATCAGGCAGATCTTCGTCACCGACCCCTACTTCGCCGAAGAGCCCAGACTGGTCATCATCCTGGACGAGTCACTGCCTACCGGCGTGCTCGAAGAGTTGCGGGCCCTCCCACAGGTAAAACAGCTGATCATCTGA
- a CDS encoding UPF0280 family protein gives MIREHFEHKQTITTILADDQAHIEAAKAGMLAARHGLEAFLFKDPYFGVTFESYDPPAGSRTVQRMGAASVSAGVGPMAAVAGTIAWAGAEAMQDAGASFGVVDNGGDIALFSDREVRVGIHAGASPFSDRLAFLVRPQEEILGICTSSATVGPSISFGVADAVCIFSRDVSLADAWATALCNSLLPGAEEPFAALEGTGVMGALAIIGEAVMTWGDLPPIAGASVDPSLITRGEP, from the coding sequence ATGATCCGCGAGCACTTCGAGCACAAACAGACGATCACGACGATCCTTGCCGACGATCAGGCCCATATCGAGGCGGCGAAGGCAGGCATGCTCGCCGCCCGCCATGGCCTCGAAGCCTTCCTCTTCAAAGACCCCTACTTCGGGGTCACCTTCGAGTCCTACGACCCGCCGGCCGGGAGCCGGACGGTGCAGAGGATGGGGGCGGCGTCCGTGTCTGCCGGCGTCGGGCCGATGGCGGCCGTCGCCGGGACGATTGCGTGGGCCGGGGCCGAAGCGATGCAGGATGCCGGGGCATCGTTCGGGGTCGTGGACAACGGCGGGGACATCGCCCTCTTCTCCGACCGGGAGGTGCGGGTCGGGATCCATGCCGGGGCCTCGCCGTTCTCGGACAGGCTCGCCTTTCTTGTCAGGCCGCAGGAGGAGATCCTGGGCATCTGCACCTCGTCGGCGACGGTCGGCCCTTCCATCTCCTTCGGGGTTGCAGACGCCGTCTGCATCTTCTCCCGTGACGTCTCGCTCGCCGACGCATGGGCGACCGCCCTCTGCAACTCCCTCCTGCCCGGTGCGGAGGAGCCTTTCGCCGCCCTTGAGGGCACCGGCGTTATGGGAGCGCTCGCGATCATCGGGGAAGCGGTCATGACGTGGGGCGACCTCCCGCCGATCGCCGGGGCGAGCGTCGACCCCTCCCTGATCACGCGCGGCGAACCCTGA
- a CDS encoding protein phosphatase 2C domain-containing protein, whose product MRLVRYDICGMTHTGQKGRNEDAYTVIEIADASLLAVADGVGGEVHGDRAAQIAIESVTAAFTGTYRRGMERGEIRDLLASAFAEADLRIREAAKSEGRMGTTLVAAIVTNRCAVIANCGDSRAFVTGNGLRFKTREHTLVQMLLELGSIDAAEARHHPLRNVIVHALGITMTVDLYEEDLRPGEILVLCSDGLPDEAAREILSSGAERRSEEIARELLQGGLARSDDDVTVVVLKE is encoded by the coding sequence GTGAGATTGGTCAGGTACGATATCTGCGGCATGACGCATACCGGCCAGAAAGGCCGGAACGAAGATGCGTACACCGTGATAGAGATCGCCGACGCATCTCTTCTCGCCGTCGCCGACGGGGTGGGCGGGGAGGTGCACGGCGACCGGGCGGCGCAGATTGCGATCGAGAGTGTCACCGCCGCCTTCACCGGGACATACCGGCGGGGGATGGAAAGGGGGGAGATCAGGGATCTTCTGGCGTCCGCCTTTGCCGAAGCTGACCTCAGGATCAGGGAGGCGGCGAAGAGCGAGGGAAGAATGGGAACGACCCTTGTCGCCGCCATCGTCACAAACCGCTGCGCCGTGATCGCAAACTGCGGAGACAGCCGGGCGTTTGTCACCGGGAACGGTCTGAGGTTTAAGACGCGGGAACACACGTTGGTACAGATGCTGCTCGAACTGGGATCCATCGACGCCGCAGAGGCGAGGCACCACCCCCTCAGGAACGTGATCGTCCATGCGCTCGGCATCACTATGACGGTCGACCTCTATGAAGAGGATCTCCGGCCAGGAGAGATCCTGGTCCTCTGTAGCGACGGCCTTCCAGACGAAGCGGCCCGGGAGATCCTCTCTTCGGGGGCTGAGAGGAGGAGCGAGGAGATCGCGCGGGAACTCCTGCAGGGGGGCCTCGCCAGATCAGACGACGACGTGACTGTTGTCGTCTTGAAAGAATAG
- a CDS encoding methanogenesis marker 8 protein yields the protein MNDEHIIEAIGKTRVVVRDGQVVEVGDPLIRACPLAERFGRPVREMTKEAIRENIEERIRSFGMCTPDRQVLAGPDFVLFGASELLSCAIRRGLLDCAVIACDGAGTLVAQNPALVQGIGGRMSGLVKTSPIPWVIRRIEANGGLVLDPATAAIDQVGGVAFARTLGCARAAVTVASPGDAERIRRLFPETLIVGVHTTGLTAEEAERLVAVADIVTVCASRHLREAAGTVALLQGGAAIPVFALTQQGKEIILEKIRETDAPVFIKAERLPVAGKREPEPLI from the coding sequence ATGAACGACGAGCATATCATCGAGGCGATAGGAAAGACGCGGGTCGTCGTGCGGGACGGGCAGGTCGTCGAGGTCGGCGACCCCCTGATCCGCGCCTGCCCCCTGGCCGAGCGCTTCGGCAGACCGGTGCGGGAGATGACGAAAGAGGCGATCCGGGAGAACATCGAGGAGCGGATCCGCTCGTTCGGGATGTGCACCCCTGACCGCCAGGTGCTTGCCGGCCCGGATTTTGTCCTGTTCGGGGCCTCCGAGTTGCTCTCCTGCGCCATACGCAGGGGTCTGCTCGACTGTGCCGTCATCGCCTGCGACGGCGCCGGCACGCTGGTCGCACAGAACCCGGCGCTCGTCCAGGGCATCGGCGGGAGAATGTCCGGTCTGGTGAAGACCTCGCCGATCCCCTGGGTAATCAGGCGGATCGAGGCGAACGGCGGCCTCGTCCTCGACCCGGCGACGGCGGCGATCGACCAGGTGGGAGGCGTGGCCTTCGCCCGCACCCTGGGGTGCGCCAGGGCGGCGGTCACGGTCGCCAGCCCTGGCGACGCAGAGAGAATCCGCCGCCTCTTCCCGGAGACCCTCATCGTCGGCGTCCACACCACCGGTCTCACGGCAGAGGAGGCGGAACGTCTCGTCGCCGTCGCCGATATCGTCACCGTCTGCGCATCCCGGCACCTCCGCGAGGCGGCCGGAACGGTGGCGCTCCTCCAGGGCGGGGCCGCGATCCCGGTCTTTGCCCTGACGCAACAGGGCAAGGAGATCATTCTTGAAAAGATCCGGGAGACCGACGCCCCGGTGTTTATCAAAGCAGAGCGGCTCCCGGTCGCCGGGAAACGCGAACCCGAACCCCTCATCTGA
- a CDS encoding heparan-alpha-glucosaminide N-acetyltransferase, with amino-acid sequence MNRDIFSLSTPLRGLLSTHTSRQRFREIDFLRGVAIIMMLVYHLLFDLAFFGVAAIDVLGGFWRLFALATATLFIALAGLSLPISYARRKDRETGLSLWLDYGWRGGKIFAFGLLATIATWLFIGDGFIVFGILHLIGTAIILAPIFLRFGRWNLLLGAGIALAALPLDRVTGPYWLVPLGIHPAVFYSVDYVPLAPWLGVALIGMGAGFLLYPGGKRRFFLPAFNLAGSEIVCIMGRNSLLIYLVHQPAIVALLLAWLALIT; translated from the coding sequence ATGAACAGGGATATCTTCTCTCTCTCGACACCGTTGCGGGGCCTTCTCTCCACCCATACTTCCCGGCAGCGTTTTCGGGAGATCGACTTCCTGCGGGGCGTCGCCATCATCATGATGCTTGTCTACCATCTCCTCTTCGATCTCGCCTTCTTCGGGGTCGCGGCGATCGATGTGCTGGGCGGGTTCTGGCGATTATTTGCCCTTGCCACCGCCACCCTCTTCATCGCCCTTGCCGGTCTGTCCCTGCCGATCAGCTATGCCAGACGAAAAGACCGGGAAACCGGCCTCTCTCTCTGGCTGGACTATGGATGGCGGGGGGGGAAGATCTTCGCGTTCGGGCTGCTCGCCACCATCGCCACCTGGCTCTTCATCGGCGACGGGTTCATCGTATTCGGGATCCTCCACCTCATCGGGACGGCGATCATCCTCGCCCCCATCTTCCTCAGGTTCGGGAGGTGGAACCTTCTCCTGGGGGCAGGGATCGCGCTTGCGGCCCTTCCTCTCGACAGGGTGACCGGACCGTACTGGCTCGTGCCCCTCGGCATCCATCCGGCTGTCTTTTACAGCGTGGACTATGTGCCGCTGGCCCCCTGGCTCGGGGTTGCGCTGATCGGGATGGGTGCCGGTTTCCTCCTCTATCCCGGCGGCAAACGGCGATTTTTCCTGCCTGCGTTCAATCTGGCCGGGTCTGAGATCGTCTGCATAATGGGACGAAACTCGCTCCTGATCTATCTCGTCCACCAGCCGGCGATCGTCGCCCTGCTCCTGGCCTGGCTGGCGCTGATCACGTGA
- a CDS encoding PEGA domain-containing protein has translation MRWCPLFRCTVWAIVALFLLGAPAVSAATIEAVLGEDIPLSGTSTGGGDVYLFLTGPNLAAGGVSLDRLSPVATGSKSSFTVVSTGDDNRWNYRWKTAGLALDPGAYTLYASDTPAARGALGARNAVYGTVGISLRSPGLTPDTGGTLTIDASVDGARVAVNGEEIGAAPLTLKGLGPGEYRVGVNASGYEPWSGAAVVNGSGTTEISADLIPLTTVETTVPSTPATTPASASPLPAAFIPLILFALRKR, from the coding sequence ATGAGATGGTGTCCTCTGTTCAGGTGCACGGTATGGGCGATCGTCGCCCTCTTTCTCCTCGGGGCTCCGGCGGTCTCCGCAGCGACGATCGAGGCCGTACTCGGTGAAGACATCCCGCTTTCGGGGACCTCGACCGGGGGCGGCGACGTATATCTCTTCCTCACCGGGCCGAACCTCGCCGCCGGCGGCGTCAGCCTTGACCGCCTCTCTCCGGTCGCGACCGGGTCGAAATCATCCTTCACCGTCGTCTCCACCGGCGACGACAACCGCTGGAACTACCGCTGGAAGACCGCCGGACTCGCCCTTGACCCTGGCGCGTACACCCTGTACGCCTCTGACACGCCGGCGGCGAGGGGAGCCCTCGGCGCACGCAATGCCGTGTACGGCACGGTCGGGATCAGTCTTCGCAGCCCCGGTCTCACCCCTGACACCGGGGGAACGCTGACGATCGACGCATCGGTGGACGGTGCCCGGGTTGCGGTGAACGGAGAAGAGATCGGCGCCGCCCCTCTGACCCTGAAGGGGCTTGGGCCGGGCGAATATCGGGTCGGCGTCAACGCAAGCGGTTATGAACCCTGGTCGGGCGCGGCGGTGGTAAATGGGAGCGGTACGACGGAGATCAGCGCCGACCTGATCCCGCTGACGACTGTGGAGACAACGGTGCCCTCCACCCCGGCAACCACGCCCGCGTCGGCCTCCCCCCTCCCTGCCGCCTTTATTCCCCTGATCCTCTTCGCCCTCAGAAAGAGATGA
- a CDS encoding diacylglycerol/polyprenol kinase family protein, with translation MDEYGRQAVHLIFGTAIAAVLLIPDPRMAPMIYAAGLLGGLVCLEAHLKGWYVPIIAELVGAFERDGAFERDGAFPGKGSFYFVASALFCSIIFRPDVAFVAVLSLALLDAVATAAGIRFGRHRIVNGRTLEGSLSGFAVLCAVLLTFTGPVAALTASAVAAVAELISPIDDNLVVPLVVGAALTLLPIA, from the coding sequence ATGGATGAATACGGGCGCCAGGCCGTCCATCTCATCTTCGGCACCGCCATTGCAGCCGTCCTCCTCATCCCTGATCCCCGGATGGCCCCGATGATCTACGCCGCCGGTCTCCTCGGCGGTCTCGTCTGTCTTGAAGCGCACCTGAAAGGATGGTATGTCCCGATCATCGCCGAACTGGTCGGCGCCTTCGAGAGGGACGGCGCCTTCGAGAGGGACGGCGCCTTCCCGGGAAAAGGTTCGTTTTATTTTGTGGCGAGTGCGCTCTTCTGCTCGATCATCTTCAGGCCAGACGTGGCGTTCGTCGCCGTCCTCTCCCTTGCCCTCCTCGACGCTGTCGCCACCGCTGCAGGCATCCGCTTCGGCAGGCACCGGATTGTGAACGGCAGGACGCTTGAAGGATCACTCTCCGGTTTCGCCGTCCTGTGTGCGGTCCTCCTGACGTTCACCGGGCCGGTCGCCGCCCTGACCGCCTCCGCCGTCGCCGCCGTCGCCGAACTGATCTCCCCGATAGACGACAACCTTGTCGTCCCGCTGGTCGTAGGCGCCGCCCTCACCCTGCTTCCGATCGCCTGA